One region of Microbacterium sp. M28 genomic DNA includes:
- a CDS encoding amidohydrolase family protein, producing MPAFRRVPGGVICGGFTDHHVHLQLVDAAGLEGSLLGRVVDLGGDPAVLASVAVRNSGNSSAAGESTTGITRDANPAGRGSQELRTSPGGHGVEIRFAGAFLTPPGGYPSDRAWAPAGSVREIDDADAAAAAVTEMTSVGASFIKVASNSTAGPVFSDDLFRTIVDIAAASGLPVVAHAEGPGEAERAARLGARMLAHAPFSERLTDDEIAAHAASVQWISTLAIHDPAAYGIAIDNVRRFHAAGGRVLYGTDMGNGPTPVGLNAGEIQTLRDAGLDDADLLRALAPQDVDDPASLLLFLPGADPDSADPLLARPLTPADPEA from the coding sequence ATGCCCGCGTTCAGACGGGTGCCCGGGGGTGTGATCTGCGGCGGCTTCACCGACCATCACGTGCATCTGCAGTTGGTGGATGCAGCCGGTCTGGAGGGCTCGCTGCTCGGTCGCGTGGTCGACCTCGGCGGCGATCCGGCGGTGCTGGCCTCGGTCGCCGTTCGCAACTCCGGCAATTCTTCGGCGGCCGGGGAATCGACGACCGGAATCACGCGGGACGCGAACCCCGCGGGCCGCGGTTCGCAGGAGTTGCGTACATCTCCTGGCGGGCACGGGGTCGAGATCCGGTTCGCCGGAGCCTTCCTCACCCCGCCGGGTGGGTATCCGTCCGATCGGGCGTGGGCTCCTGCGGGCTCCGTCCGCGAGATCGACGACGCGGATGCCGCGGCCGCAGCCGTCACCGAGATGACCTCCGTCGGGGCGTCGTTCATCAAGGTCGCCAGCAACAGCACCGCGGGACCAGTCTTCTCCGATGACCTGTTCCGCACGATCGTCGACATCGCCGCGGCGAGCGGCCTGCCTGTCGTCGCCCACGCCGAAGGGCCGGGTGAGGCCGAGCGGGCCGCCCGCCTCGGCGCCCGGATGCTCGCGCACGCGCCGTTCAGCGAGCGCCTGACCGACGACGAGATCGCCGCGCACGCCGCGTCGGTGCAGTGGATCTCCACCCTGGCGATCCACGACCCGGCCGCCTACGGCATCGCGATCGACAACGTGCGACGCTTCCATGCCGCCGGCGGCCGGGTGCTCTACGGCACCGACATGGGCAACGGACCGACGCCGGTCGGCCTCAACGCCGGCGAGATCCAGACGTTGCGCGACGCAGGACTCGACGACGCCGACCTGCTGCGCGCGCTTGCGCCGCAGGATGTCGACGACCCGGCGTCCCTGCTGCTCTTCCTTCCCGGCGCCGACCCGGATTCCGCAGATCCGCTGCTCGCCCGACCGCTCACCCCTGCCGATCCGGAGGCCTGA
- a CDS encoding alpha/beta hydrolase gives MTTPDAETTEPEAAKPHRRWRKTTIALGILIAVVLVVTLVTSLTPWPSAMAIRAVFTQGGDATAAEMEKHVPDTALTETLDVAYGDDGVDTTMDVFTPASADQPLPTIVWIHGGAWVSGSKENVDPYLRILMRRGYTTIAVNYTLGPEGHLPHRCAPGERGARLHRRARRRPGGRRVADRPGKRLHAAPSWPVRWRPS, from the coding sequence ATGACCACGCCGGATGCCGAGACGACCGAACCCGAGGCCGCGAAGCCGCACCGCCGCTGGCGGAAGACGACCATCGCCCTCGGCATCCTGATCGCCGTCGTCCTCGTCGTCACCCTCGTGACCTCGCTCACACCCTGGCCGAGCGCCATGGCGATCCGAGCCGTGTTCACACAGGGCGGCGACGCCACGGCGGCGGAGATGGAGAAGCACGTCCCCGACACCGCGCTCACCGAGACGCTCGATGTCGCGTACGGCGACGACGGCGTCGATACGACGATGGACGTGTTCACCCCGGCATCCGCCGACCAGCCGCTGCCGACGATCGTGTGGATCCACGGCGGTGCATGGGTGTCCGGGTCGAAGGAGAACGTCGACCCGTATCTGCGCATCCTCATGCGGCGAGGGTACACGACCATCGCGGTGAACTACACGCTCGGCCCGGAGGGCCACTTACCCCACCGCTGTGCACCAGGTGAACGAGGCGCTCGCCTACATCGACGAGCACGCCGACGACCTGGGGGTCGACGAGTCGCAGATCGTCCTGGTAAGCGACTCCATGCGGCGCCCAGCTGGCCAGTCAGATGGCGACCATCATGA